A region from the Cannabis sativa cultivar Pink pepper isolate KNU-18-1 chromosome 9, ASM2916894v1, whole genome shotgun sequence genome encodes:
- the LOC115721871 gene encoding putative glutamine amidotransferase GAT1_2.1, producing the protein MGSQIKELNNNITPLAMSSDLSDILPRVLIVSRRSVRKNKFVDFVGEYHLDLIVNYGAVPVIIPRVSGVNTLLRSFEPIHGVLLCEGEDIDPSLYKGELDQPSDLSPQELEEIKNLHASDTAIDREKDSIELSLAKLCLERNIPYLGICRGSQVLNVACGGTLYQDVEKELSKNVNKQESESNNTNDNNKVMHIDYDNYDDHRHVVKLVKDTPLNEWFKDSLDEEKMEIWVNSYHHQGVKKLAQRFVPMAFSPDGLIEGFYDPDAYNPEEGKFIMGLQFHPERMRKPDSEEFDYPGCPSAYQEFVKAVIAYQKKLTNCSTTVTKQLKVDQELEKKRKVIARSFSLARNLYATGHEMDSKEESELEAGAEFLKSNTALSLQQENRLKQMGATVRNANSYIKKLKLNEERQTVARNVMGKMSVEQLSDLMSFYHMMGQICSEVLETKLSRVVPDGFTSNQ; encoded by the exons ATGGGATCACAAATCAAAGAACTCAACAATAATATCACACCCTTGGCAATGTCTTCCGATCTCTCTGATATCCTCCCTCGCGTGCTTATCGTATCCAGACGTAGCGTTCGAAAGAATAAATTTGTAGATTTCGTAG gAGAATACCATCTTGATCTTATAGTAAATTATGGTGCGGTACCCGTAATAATCCCAAGAGTTTCTGGGGTAAACACGTTGTTGAGAAGCTTTGAGCCCATCCATGGCGTCCTGCTATGCGAAGGAGAAGATATCGACCCGTCTCTGTACAAAGGAGAATTGGATCAACCTTCGGACCTTTCGCCGCAAGAACTGGAAGAGATTAAGAATCTTCATGCCAGTGACACAGCCATTGACCGTGAAAAGGACTCCATTGAGTTGAGTCTTGCTAAGCTTTGTTTGGAGAGGAACATACCTTATTTGGGAATATGTAGGGGTTCCCAAGTCTTAAACGTGGCCTGTGGAGGTACCCTTTATCAGGACGTTGAGAAAGAGCTCTCTAAAAATGTCAATAAACAAGAAAGTGAAAGTAATAACACTAATGACAATAACAAAGTTATGCATATTGACTATGATAACTATGATGATCATAGACATGTTGTCAAACTCGTAAAAGACACCCCATTGAATGAATGGTTCAAAGATTCATTGGATGAAGAGAAAATGGAGATTTGGGTAAATAGTTATCACCACCAAGGAGTCAAGAAATTGGCTCAAAGATTTGTGCCGATGGCGTTTTCCCCAGATGGTTTAATAGAAGGGTTTTATGACCCAGACGCTTACAATCCCGAGGAGGGTAAATTTATTATGGGTCTACAATTTCACCCAGAAAGAATGAGAAAGCCAGATTCTGAAGAATTTGATTATCCGGGCTGCCCGTCTGCTTATCAG GAATTTGTTAAGGCGGTGattgcttatcaaaagaagctGACTAATTGCTCTACAACAGTTACCAAACAATTAAAGGTCGATCAAGAATTGgagaaaaagagaaaagttATTGCCAGAAGTTTCTCACTTGCTAGAAACCTTTATGCCACCGGCCATGAAATGGATTCAAAGGAAGAATCTGAACTTGAAGCGGGAGCCGAATTCCTCAAA TCGAATACAGCATTGAGTTTACAACAAGAGAATAGGCTGAAACAAATGGGGGCAACCGTTAGGAATGCCAATTCTTATATAAAGAAGTTGAAGTTGAATGAGGAAAGACAAACAGTGGCTCGAAATGTGATGGGCAAAATGTCTGTAGAGCAGTTATCTGATCTCATGTCGTTTTACCATATGATGGGTCAAATTTGCTCAGAAGTCCTTGAGACAAAGCTAAGTAGAGTTGTCCCCGATGGCTTTACCAGCAACCAAtaa
- the LOC133031437 gene encoding uncharacterized protein LOC133031437 — MVHPTSRARVILISPEGFKFHYALRFQFDALNNEDEYEALIAGLRIAEALKVKNLIYHSDSQLIVNQVLGEYQAKGLKIVKYLQKKQTRSLEKFMKAFVGIMQVDTAYLKRSLDKDITCQRSIRTPMSLSKMCDKCQRFSHIPRVPPTELRMMTSPYPFSIWGIDLIGALPTGRGGAKYVVVAVDFFTKWTEVKPLVSITCKKVLDFVVKNIVCRFGIPMKIVSDNRTEFDGVVSTQFCERNKIIKSLSSVSILQANGQVEAVNKTLKDTIKKKLDAAKGKWVDELPQVLWAHKTTEKTAMGHTPFSIAFDLKLFVNHFSFPV, encoded by the exons ATGGTGCATCCAACGAGCAGGGCTCGGGTAATATTAATTTCACCagaaggctttaagtttcaTTATGCTTTGAGATTTCAATTTGACGCGTTAAACAATGAGGAtgagtatgaagccttgattGCCGGCTTGAGGATAGCCGAGGCGTTGAAAGTAAAAAATCTCATCTACCATAGTGACTCACAACTGATTGTAAATCAGGTTCTCGGGGAATACCAGGCCAAGGGCCTGAAGATTGTTAAGTATCTACAAAAG AAGCAAACAAGATCAttagagaaattcatgaaaGCTTTTGTGGGGATCATGCAAGTTGACACAGCCTATCTAAAAAGATCATTAGACAAGGATATTACTTGCCAACGATCAATAAGGACACCCATGAGTTTGTCAAAAATGTGTGATAAGTGTCAGaggttttcacatatacctcggGTACCGCCAACGGAACTAAGGATGATGACCTCGCCTTACCCATTTTCCATATGGGGGATTGATCTAATTGGGGCATTACCCACAGGGCGAGGAGGAGCCAAGTACGTAGTGGTAGCAGTTGATTTCTTCACTAAATGGACTGAGGTCAAACCTCTTGTTTCCATAACCTGCAAGAAAGTCCTCGACTTCGTTGTCAAGAATATTGTCTGTAGGTTTGGAATTCCCATGAAGATAGTATCCGATAATAGAACCGAGTTTGATGGCGTCGTGTCCACTCAGTTCTGTGAAaggaacaaaataattaaaagctTATCGTCAGTATCCATACTTCAGGCGAATGGACAAGTGGAAGCTGTTAATAAAACCTTGAAAgatactatcaagaagaagCTAGATGCTGCCAAAGGCAAGTGGGTCGACGAGCTACCTCAAGTACTATGGGCTCACAAAACTACTGAAAAAACAGCAATGGGACACACTCCCTTCTCGATAGCATTTGACTTGAAA CTTTTTGTTAAtcatttctcattcccagtttga